The segment TCTACCTGTGGGGCCTGGGCTCGTCCGGCTGGGCGAACAGCTTCTACTCGGCCGCGGTGCAGGCCGGCACCGAGAGCTGGAAGGCGTTCTTCTTCGGCTCCTCCGATGCGGCCAACTTCATCACGGTCGACAAGACACCGGCCGCGCTCTGGGTCATGGAGCTGTCCGCCCGCCTCTTCGGCGTCAACGCCTGGAGCATCCTGGTTCCCCAGGCGCTGGAGGGCGTCGCGTCCGTCGGGCTTCTGTACGCGGCCGTCCGCCGCTGGTACGGACCGGTCGCCGGTCTGATCGCCGGCGCCGTGCTGGCGCTCACGCCGGTCGCGACGCTGATGTTCCGCTTCAACAATCCGGACGCCCTGCTCGTGCTGCTGCTCGTCGGAGCGGTCTACGCGACGATGCGGGCGATCGAGTCGGCCGCCGTGCGGGCCGGCACGCTCTGGCTGGCGCTGGCCGGTGCGCTGATCGGGTTCGGTTTCCTCACCAAGATGCTGCAGGCGTTCCTGATCGTGCCGGTGCTGGGCCTGGTGTTCCTGGTCGTCGCGCCGGCTTCGGTGCGCCGCCGGCTCGCACAGCTGGCGATCGCGCTGGTCGCGATGATCGTCGCCGGCGGCTGGTGGGTGGCGATCGTCGAGCTCTGGCCGGCGGGCAGCCGTCCGTACATCGGCGGGTCGCAGAACAACAGCGTGCTGGACCTCGTCCTCGGCTACAACGGTCTGGGCCGGCTGTCGGGCGACGAGACCGGGAGCGTCACGCCGGGCGGCGGCGGCGCCGGGTCCTGGGGTGAGACCGGCTGGAACCGGCTGTTCAACGCGGAGTTCGGCACCCAGGCGTCGTGGCTGATCCCGGCCGCGCTGGTGCTGCTCGTGGCCGTTCTCGGCTTCACCGGCCGGGCCGCCCGGACCGACCGTACCCGGGCCGGGATGCTGCTCTGGGGCGGCTGGCTCGTCGTCACCGGGCTGGTGTTCAGCTACATGCAGGGCATCATCCACCCGTACTACTCGGTGGCGCTCGCGCCGGCGATCGGGGCGGTGGTCGGGATCGGCGCGGTGTCGGTGTGGCGGCTGCGCGGCGAGGACGCCGGCCGGGCCGTGCTCGCGGTGGCGATGGCCGCGACCGCGATCTGGGGATTCGTCCTGCTCGGACGGTCGGACTGGCAGCCCTGGCTGCGCTGGGTGGTGCTGGTCGGTGGGCTGGCCGTGGCGGTCGGGCTCGCGTTCACCCCGCGTCTGGCCCGACGGGTCGCGATCGGTCTGGCGGCGGCCGCCGTCGTGCTCGGGCTCGCCGCCCCGGCCGCGTACGCGGTCCAGACCGCGTCCGAACCGCACTCCGGGGCGATCCCGAGCGCCGGCCCGTCGTCGGGCTTCGGTTCCTTCGGTGGACGCCAGGGAGGCGGGCAATTCCCCGGCGGCGGAAACCGGGGCGGGTTCCAGATGCCGGGCGGAACCGGCCAGCTGCCGGGCGGAACCGGCAACGGCGGGACCCAGCAGTTCCCGGGCGGAACCGGGCAGCAGCCCGGCGGGACCCAGCAGATGCCGGGCGGCACGACCGGGAACGGCAACGGTGGGTTCCGGATGCGCGGCGGCGGCGGCCTGCTGAACGGCAGCACCCCGAGCGCCGAACTCACCACGCTCCTGAAGACCAACGCCGGCCAATTCACCTGGGTGGCCGCCACGATCGGCTCGAACAGCGCCTCCGGCTACCAACTGGCTACCGGCGACCCGGTCATGGCGATCGGCGGCTTCAACGGCACCGACCCGACCCCGACCCTGGCCGCGTTCCAGGCCTACGTGTCGGCCGGCCGGATCCACTACTTCATCGGTGGCGGCGGCGGCTTCGGGAACAGCAGCTCCGGGACGTCGTCCGAGATCACGCAGTGGGTGGAGCAGAACTTCACGTCCTCCACGGTCGGAGGGGTGACCGTCTACGACCTCACGTCGTAGTTCCCCCGCGGGGGCGGAGGAACCCCTAAGTACCACCACTCCGCCCCGCACTCCGCACACGCGTAGTGCTCGCCGTCGCCGATCTCCACGACCTCGACCTCGTGCGCACACCACGGCCGCCCACGCAGGATCCAGTCCCACTCGATCGCGGCGCTCCCCGCAGTGACCCCCACCACTACACGTTAAGCCCGTTCCGCCAGAACCCGTCAGGGTTGCAGCGCTTCTGCAGCGGTCGGCAACACTTTGCCGGGGTTGAGGATCCCGGCCGGGTCCAACGCCGACTTCACCGCCCGGTGCATCGCCTGCACGGCCGGCGAGAGTTCCCGCGACAGGCCGCCCCGCTTCAGCAACCCGACCCCGTGCTCGCCGGTCACCGTCCCGCCCAGCTCCAGGGCGTCGGACAGGATCTGGTCGAACGCGACCTGCGCCCGCCCGCGGGCGGCCGCGTCCCCGACCGGCGTGATGATCAGCGGGTGCAGGTTGCCGTCCCCGGCGTGGGCGATGTTCGCGATCAGGACGTCGTTCCGCGCGGCCACGGCCTCGATCCGCCCGAGCATCTCGGGCACCGCGGCCTTCGGCACGCAGACGTCCTCGGTGAGCACCGGCCCGAGCCGCTCCAGGGCCGGGTACGCCAGCCGCCGGGCCGCGAACAGCGCTTCCGCCTCGTCGGCATCGGTGGAGACCGCGGCCCAGGTCGCACCCGCACCGTCGAAACAGGCGAGCATCGTCGCGGCCTCGGCGTCGCCGGCCGGACCGGGCGCGTCCGAGCGGCCGAGCAGCACGACGTTCGCGTCGACCGACAGGCCCATGTTCTTCCAGGCGTCGACGGCGGCCAGGCAGTGCCGGTCGACCAGCTCCAGCGCGGACGGGACCACCCCGGCCGCGCCGACCGCCCGGACGGCCTCGCCGGCCGCGACGATCGAGTCGAAGTAGCCGGCCACGGTCCGTTCCGGTTCGCGCAGCGGACGCAGCCGCACGGTGACCTCGGTGACGACACCGAGCGTCCCCTCCGAGCCGACGATCAGCCCGGCCAGGTCGTACCCGGCGACGCCCTTCGCGGTGCGGCGGCCGAGCCGCACCAGCTCGCCGGTGCCGGTGACGACCTCCAGCTCCAGCACGTAGTCCCGGGTGACGCCGTACTTCACGCAGCACAGCCCGCCGGCGTTCGTGGCCACGTTGCCGCCGATCGTCGACCAGGGTGCGCTCGCCGGATCCGGCGGGTACCAGAGCCCGTACTCCGCGCAGGCCGCGCGCAGGTGATCGTTGACCACCCCCGGCTGTACGACGGCCAGCCGCTCGACCGGGTCGATCTCGACGATCCGGGTCATCTGCTCGGTGGACAGGACCACACACCCGTCGATCGCGTTGGCGCCGCCGGACAGCCCGGTGCCCGCTCCGCGCGGCACCAGCGGCACCCGGTGCCGCAGACAGGCCCGCACGACCTCCTGCACCTCGGCGCTCGTGCGCGGCCGGACGACCAGCAGCGGCTTCCCGGCCGGGGCCCACTCGGCCTCGTCGGAGGCGTAGGAGGCCTGGACGTCCTGATCCTCGATGAGACGTTCCGCCCCGATCGCCGCCCGCACTTCGTCCACCAGCGTCATCGCTCCAATCTACGTCCGCGGACCGGCCGTTCGGACAGCTGGCCGTAGGCGGATCGGTCAGGGACCGGGCTCGCTACGGTGAGGCCGCTCTGCCGGACCGGGCGGGCAGCAGCACGAGCAAGGTCGGTGACCCATGGCGGCGCACGACGCGTTCCTCACCTACGCATGGTCGGACGGCAACGGCGTCGCGTCGACGCTCCAGCAGGCGATCCGCACCATCGGCAAGCCGTGGTACCGGCGCAGCGCGCTGTCGGTGTACCGCGACACGACCGACACCGAGCCCAGCGGCTCGCTCCGCTCGGACCTGTTCGCCGAGCTCGACTCCTCCCGCTACCTGATCCTGCTCGCCTCCCGCCGCGCCGCCCGGTCCCGCTGGGTGGAGCGCGAGGTCGGCTACTGGCTGAACAAGTCCGGCACCGACCGCCTGCTGCTCGTCCTCGTCGACGGCGAGATCCACTGGGGCCGCGGCGACTTCGACTGGTCCCGCACCGACTGCCTCCCGCGCGCCCTCTCCGGCCGCTACGCCGCGCCGCCCCCGTACGTCGACCTCCGCTGGGCGGTCGGCCGCGAGGACCTGTCGGTCCACGACCCGGACTTCCGGTCCGAGGCGGCCACGCTCACCGCCACCATCCTGGGGACGTCCAAACGCGAACTCCTCTCGGCCGACGTCGCCGCGCAACGGCGGGCGCGGCGCACCGGGATCTCGGCGATCCTGGCGTTGTCGCTGCTGCTGGTGGTCGCGCTGGTGGCGTCGACGCTCGCGCTGGTCAGCGGGCGGGGCGCGGCGTCGGATCTCCGGCGCGCCGACGCCGACCTGCACACCGCGGCCGCGCAGGCGATGCTCCGGGACGCGCTGAAGCTGCGCGGTGAAGACCCGGGCCGGGCGCTGCAACTCGGCGTCGCGGCCCAGTACCTCGACCCCGGCGCCGGCACCCAGCAGGCGCTCACCGAGACGCTGCGGGTCACGCCGTTCCGCGGCAGCGCCCGGACCGAGCCGCTGTCCGGCGCGATCCTCGACCCGGACGGGCCGTCGGTGCTGACCCGGGCCGCGGACGGCACCGTGTCGTCGTGGAGCCTCGACGGCGACCCGGAACGGCAGCCCCTGGCGTCGTCGGCCGGGACGACGCACATGGCCCGGGCGGGTGCGCTCACCGCGTTGGCGGGCCCGGGCGGGGTCCGGCTGGTGGCGTCGGCGGCCGACGCGGGCCGGGTGGTGTTCCCGGGCGTGACCGCGGTCGGGTTCACCCCCGACGGCCGGACGCTGGCGACCGGCGGAACCGCCGGTCAGCTGCAGCTGTGGGACGTGTCGAAGCCGGCCGCGCCGGTCGCGGTCGGGGACGTGTTCGGCGGCGGCTCGGAGCCGGTGACCGCGCTGGCGTTCAGCTCCCGGCTACTCGCGTATGCCCGCAGCGGCACCGTCCGGCTGTGGAGCGTCGCCGACCCGAAGGCGGCCCAGCAGGTCGCGACGATCGACGACCTCGACGGCGTCGTCGACCTGACGTTCAGCCCGGACGGCCGGCGGCTGGCCGTCGCGTCCGCAACCGGGGTGCAGGTGATCGACGTCGCCGAGCCGTCGGCGCCGGGAACACCGCAGGGGGTCAGCGGCGCGCGCTACGGGACGCTGGCCTGGTCGCCCGACGGACGGCGGCTGGCCGGCGGCGGACCGAACGGGACCGTCACGACGTGGGATCCGGAGCGACGGACCGTCGTGCTGACCGTGGCCGTGCAGAAGGGCGAGGTCCGGGACGTCGCGTTCGACCGGACCTCGGCGACGTTGTTCAGCGCGGGCTCCGACGGCAGCGTCCTTCGCTGGGACGCGACGCCGGCCGTGCCGCCGGCGACCGCGGTGGCGCTGATCAGCGACGCGTGCCGCCGGGCGGGCGGCGGCCTGCCCCGGGACGTGTGGACGTCGTACGCCCCGGGGATCGACTACCGGGATACCTGTCGGCTCAGCTGATCGTGTCGTGGATCCAGTCGGCGGCCACGTCGACGCGGGCCGTCGTCTCCTCGACGAAGTGCGGGCAGTCCGGGCCGGTGCTCTCGGTGGAGACCACCACCGGACCCTTGCGGGTCTCGAGGAAGTACGGGGCGCCGGAGTCGAACAGGCAGGCCGACGTGCTCGGCGAGGGCGCCTTGCCGGTGACGCCGATCGTCGTGTCGGCGACGCTCCCGACCCGGAAGAGGCCGGTCTGCAGGTGGGTGGCCGGTTGCTCGCTGGTGCCGTCGAGGGCGCCCCAGCCGGTCATCCGGAGGGTCTCGCCGACCCGCGGCGCGGACTTCGGGAGGCCGATCGGCTTGATGCGCCGCACCGGGTGCTCGAGGTGCGCCAGCGCGATGTCGTTCACCGGCGACTGCTGCACCTCGTCGACGGCGACGTCGACCCCGCCGGGCCCCTCGGCCTCGACGCGACCCAGGGTGACCTCGGTGTCGTAGGGCACCGGGCCACTGACCCGGGCGCCGTTCACGTCGTGGAAGCAGTGGCCGGCGGTGAGGATCCACTCGGACGAGACCAGGGCGCCGGAGCAGCCGCTGTTCCGGGTGGTGCCGTCGGGATTGGGGATGCCGGTCATCGTCAGCTTGGCCGAGAACCGGTATTTGCCCTCCGGAACCGGCCACCCGTGGGCGATCGCCTGCGCGGGGGCGGCCCCCACGAAGACGACAGCACCGACAGTGACTGCGGATAGGGCTAATGCGGACAGCGGACGCATGCGGACCCTTCGTAGGGGACGATCGGTAACCTTCCTAGCGCGGCGGTGGAGTGTTTCGCTCGTGATTAGACAGATTCCCGGCAATCACTCATGTCACACTGCGCACTCGGGGAGCCCGAGTTCACTCCTTCGGGTAGCGGCGTTCGACTCCCGGGAGGGGCTCGTCCCAGTACGCGGACTGGCTGTAGAAGAGCTCCTTCACCGTCGGGAGCGTCTCGGCCTCCGGCCAGGTCGACGGCTTCCACAGGCCACCCCGCACCGGCGCCTGCCCACAGTGGAGGAACAGCTCCTCGACCTCCACCACCGTCGCCAGCCTGGGCGTACTTCCCCGGTCTCCCTCGAGCATCGCGCCGGTGCCCGGTAGGTCGTCGAGGAACGGGGCGTCGCGGACGATCGTCGCCCGGCCGTTGACGCGGACGGTCTCGCGCATGCCCGGCACCAGGAACAGCAGCCCCACGTTGGGCCGCTCGACGATGTTGCGGAAGCTGTCGATCCGCCGGTTGCCCGGGCGGTCACCGAACGCGATGTGCCGTTCGTCCAGCACGAGGACGCCGCCGGGGCGCTCGCCGCGGGGCGAGACGTCGACTCGTCCGTCGGCGGCCGCCGTTGCCAGCAGGAAGTACGTCGAGAAGGCCAGGAACCGTTCGGTCTCCTCGTCGATGACCGGGATGACCTTGTACTTCATGTGCGGGTGCGGTTCCTCGACGAACTCGCGGAGCTCGTCCACGGTGGTCACCGGGGTTCCGAAGGCGGTCATGCCGCGTCCTCGGAACGGCCGGCTCGCCAGTAGCCGCCGAAGTAGTGCGAGCGCGCGACCCAGCCTTGCTCGTTCACCAGGTAGCGGCGCACGTCGCGCACCTCTGCGGCCTCTCCGGCCACCCAGGCGTACGGGACGCCGGGCGGCCGGGGCATCGCCCGCACGGCGGCGGCCAGCGACGCTCGTCCGGTCAGCCACGTCACCGCGACATCCTCGGCTGGGGTCGGGAGTTCCCGCCGGTCGGCCGTCGTCGGGACCCTCACGATCACTCGCGCGACGGCCGGCTCCGGCAGCGCCTCGAGGATCGCCGCGATCGCCGGGAGGGCCGTCTCGTCTCCGGCCAGCAACTGCCAGTCCGCGCCGGACGGCTCGTACGCGGTCGCGGCCCGCGCCGCGTCGGGCGCGGCCGCCGCGATCACCCCGACCGTGCTGCCCAACTCCGCCGAAGCCGCCCATGCGGACGCCGGCCCCGCACCCCCGCGCCCCGGAGCACCGCGCCCCGCGGCACCGTGCCCCGCAGCACCGGGCCCAACGACGCCGTGTAAGGCGAATTCCACATCCATCAAATCGGCGCCCGGGCCGAAACCGCGGATCGTGAACGTCCGCATCGCCGGGCGGACATCCTCGGGAATCGCCCGGTACGACCCCCACCAGTCGTCCCCCGACGGCAGCACCAGCTCGCCGCCCCGCGCGAACAGCAACTTGATCCGCTGGTCGAATCCATGGCAGCACACGCCCCCGACACCACTTAACGTGATCCGCACGACGCTCGGGCTCACCGTCCGCACCGCGGCCACCCTCGCCGCAACGACGACCGTCACGCCCGGCTCCTCCCCGATCGATCAATTTAGGTCGCCCTAACCTAACAGCCGACGGAGGCCCGGATGCGCGCGGAACGACTGGTCGCCCTCCTGTTCGTCCTGCAGCGCCGCTCGAGCGCCACGATTCCCGAGCTCGCGTTCGAGCTCGGCGTGTCCGAACGCACGCTCCACCGCGACCTCGCCGCGCTCCGCGAGGCCGGCGTCCCGCTCTGGACCGAGACCGGCCGCCACGGCGGCGTCCGCCTCGTCGAGGGCTGGCGTTCACAGCTCGACGGCCTCACCTCGCGCGAGGCGGTCGCCCTCTTCGCGATGGGCGTCCCCCGGGCGCTGGCCCAGCTCGGCCTGGGCACCGCGGTCTCGGCCGCCCACGCCAAGGTCGCGGCCACGCTCCCGGCCGAGTTGCGCAACCAGGCGCAGCTCGTCGCCCACCGCTTCCACCTCGACGCCCCGGACTGGTTCCGCACCGCCGACGACACCGACCACCTGGCGACCGTCGCCCGCGCGGTCTGGAACCAGCGCCGCCTCCGCCTGAAGTACCAGCGCTCCGAGGGCACGGTCGAACGCACCGTCGACCCGCTCGGCCTCGTCCTCAAAGCCGGCGTCTGGTACCTGGTCGCCGACATCGAGGCGTCGAAGCAGCCCGGCGCCCGCCGCACCTACCGAGTCGGCCGCATCACCGCAGCCGAAGAACTCGACGAACCCTTCGACCGCCCGCCCGGCTTCGACCTCGCCGCCTGGTGGCAGGCGTCGTCGGCCCGCTTCGAACGATCGCTACGCCGGGTCGACGTACGGGTACGGCTCAGCCCGCGCGCCTTCCGCGCCGTCCCCAAGATGCTCGAACTGGACGTCACCCACGAAGCGCTCGACACCGCGGCACCGCCCGACGCCGACGGCTGGCGCGAGGTCACGCTGGCCCTCGAATCGACCGACATCGCCGCCGGCCAGCTCCTCGGCTTCGGCGCCGAGGTCGAGGTCCTCTCACCACCCGCCGTCCGGAACGCGTTCGCCGAGGCC is part of the Cryptosporangium phraense genome and harbors:
- a CDS encoding siderophore-interacting protein, whose amino-acid sequence is MTVVVAARVAAVRTVSPSVVRITLSGVGGVCCHGFDQRIKLLFARGGELVLPSGDDWWGSYRAIPEDVRPAMRTFTIRGFGPGADLMDVEFALHGVVGPGAAGHGAAGRGAPGRGGAGPASAWAASAELGSTVGVIAAAAPDAARAATAYEPSGADWQLLAGDETALPAIAAILEALPEPAVARVIVRVPTTADRRELPTPAEDVAVTWLTGRASLAAAVRAMPRPPGVPYAWVAGEAAEVRDVRRYLVNEQGWVARSHYFGGYWRAGRSEDAA
- a CDS encoding FAD-binding oxidoreductase — translated: MTLVDEVRAAIGAERLIEDQDVQASYASDEAEWAPAGKPLLVVRPRTSAEVQEVVRACLRHRVPLVPRGAGTGLSGGANAIDGCVVLSTEQMTRIVEIDPVERLAVVQPGVVNDHLRAACAEYGLWYPPDPASAPWSTIGGNVATNAGGLCCVKYGVTRDYVLELEVVTGTGELVRLGRRTAKGVAGYDLAGLIVGSEGTLGVVTEVTVRLRPLREPERTVAGYFDSIVAAGEAVRAVGAAGVVPSALELVDRHCLAAVDAWKNMGLSVDANVVLLGRSDAPGPAGDAEAATMLACFDGAGATWAAVSTDADEAEALFAARRLAYPALERLGPVLTEDVCVPKAAVPEMLGRIEAVAARNDVLIANIAHAGDGNLHPLIITPVGDAAARGRAQVAFDQILSDALELGGTVTGEHGVGLLKRGGLSRELSPAVQAMHRAVKSALDPAGILNPGKVLPTAAEALQP
- a CDS encoding S1 family peptidase, with translation MGAAPAQAIAHGWPVPEGKYRFSAKLTMTGIPNPDGTTRNSGCSGALVSSEWILTAGHCFHDVNGARVSGPVPYDTEVTLGRVEAEGPGGVDVAVDEVQQSPVNDIALAHLEHPVRRIKPIGLPKSAPRVGETLRMTGWGALDGTSEQPATHLQTGLFRVGSVADTTIGVTGKAPSPSTSACLFDSGAPYFLETRKGPVVVSTESTGPDCPHFVEETTARVDVAADWIHDTIS
- a CDS encoding MSMEG_1061 family FMN-dependent PPOX-type flavoprotein is translated as MTAFGTPVTTVDELREFVEEPHPHMKYKVIPVIDEETERFLAFSTYFLLATAAADGRVDVSPRGERPGGVLVLDERHIAFGDRPGNRRIDSFRNIVERPNVGLLFLVPGMRETVRVNGRATIVRDAPFLDDLPGTGAMLEGDRGSTPRLATVVEVEELFLHCGQAPVRGGLWKPSTWPEAETLPTVKELFYSQSAYWDEPLPGVERRYPKE
- a CDS encoding ArnT family glycosyltransferase, which translates into the protein MTALETPPSPTAERPTGSPQHDPRWTRPALVVLLLGTAVLYLWGLGSSGWANSFYSAAVQAGTESWKAFFFGSSDAANFITVDKTPAALWVMELSARLFGVNAWSILVPQALEGVASVGLLYAAVRRWYGPVAGLIAGAVLALTPVATLMFRFNNPDALLVLLLVGAVYATMRAIESAAVRAGTLWLALAGALIGFGFLTKMLQAFLIVPVLGLVFLVVAPASVRRRLAQLAIALVAMIVAGGWWVAIVELWPAGSRPYIGGSQNNSVLDLVLGYNGLGRLSGDETGSVTPGGGGAGSWGETGWNRLFNAEFGTQASWLIPAALVLLVAVLGFTGRAARTDRTRAGMLLWGGWLVVTGLVFSYMQGIIHPYYSVALAPAIGAVVGIGAVSVWRLRGEDAGRAVLAVAMAATAIWGFVLLGRSDWQPWLRWVVLVGGLAVAVGLAFTPRLARRVAIGLAAAAVVLGLAAPAAYAVQTASEPHSGAIPSAGPSSGFGSFGGRQGGGQFPGGGNRGGFQMPGGTGQLPGGTGNGGTQQFPGGTGQQPGGTQQMPGGTTGNGNGGFRMRGGGGLLNGSTPSAELTTLLKTNAGQFTWVAATIGSNSASGYQLATGDPVMAIGGFNGTDPTPTLAAFQAYVSAGRIHYFIGGGGGFGNSSSGTSSEITQWVEQNFTSSTVGGVTVYDLTS
- a CDS encoding toll/interleukin-1 receptor domain-containing protein, which produces MAAHDAFLTYAWSDGNGVASTLQQAIRTIGKPWYRRSALSVYRDTTDTEPSGSLRSDLFAELDSSRYLILLASRRAARSRWVEREVGYWLNKSGTDRLLLVLVDGEIHWGRGDFDWSRTDCLPRALSGRYAAPPPYVDLRWAVGREDLSVHDPDFRSEAATLTATILGTSKRELLSADVAAQRRARRTGISAILALSLLLVVALVASTLALVSGRGAASDLRRADADLHTAAAQAMLRDALKLRGEDPGRALQLGVAAQYLDPGAGTQQALTETLRVTPFRGSARTEPLSGAILDPDGPSVLTRAADGTVSSWSLDGDPERQPLASSAGTTHMARAGALTALAGPGGVRLVASAADAGRVVFPGVTAVGFTPDGRTLATGGTAGQLQLWDVSKPAAPVAVGDVFGGGSEPVTALAFSSRLLAYARSGTVRLWSVADPKAAQQVATIDDLDGVVDLTFSPDGRRLAVASATGVQVIDVAEPSAPGTPQGVSGARYGTLAWSPDGRRLAGGGPNGTVTTWDPERRTVVLTVAVQKGEVRDVAFDRTSATLFSAGSDGSVLRWDATPAVPPATAVALISDACRRAGGGLPRDVWTSYAPGIDYRDTCRLS
- a CDS encoding helix-turn-helix transcriptional regulator, whose amino-acid sequence is MRAERLVALLFVLQRRSSATIPELAFELGVSERTLHRDLAALREAGVPLWTETGRHGGVRLVEGWRSQLDGLTSREAVALFAMGVPRALAQLGLGTAVSAAHAKVAATLPAELRNQAQLVAHRFHLDAPDWFRTADDTDHLATVARAVWNQRRLRLKYQRSEGTVERTVDPLGLVLKAGVWYLVADIEASKQPGARRTYRVGRITAAEELDEPFDRPPGFDLAAWWQASSARFERSLRRVDVRVRLSPRAFRAVPKMLELDVTHEALDTAAPPDADGWREVTLALESTDIAAGQLLGFGAEVEVLSPPAVRNAFAEAARQMLDRHR